From Penicillium psychrofluorescens genome assembly, chromosome: 6, one genomic window encodes:
- a CDS encoding uncharacterized protein (ID:PFLUO_009602-T1.cds;~source:funannotate) yields the protein MVAKLHSAPPFRAEHMGSLLRPDSLLDVRAKIRDTGVSAEAAGLPAVEKEAVGEVVQMQRDLGFKAVSSGEYNRTRFWGLMWDEFQGTIRLQDAEASMFRLYHPDVVSLIEKDRKVMPGDSVIAGSKLSHSTSKSLSNLHELQLVQQSLPESEWGNIKLTMITPAWFHMRYKQGRAYTPDAYANDTEYFKDVAKVYRAELQSLYKAGLRNVQFDDPGMAYFCSKAFRQGWEEDKDNTGTVEDLLDAYIQLYNDCVSGLPEDMHTGIHLCRGNFIGGRHFAEGSYDIIAKKLFENLNVNTFYLEYDTERAGGFEPLKFLPKNKNVVVGAISTKLRELENKEATKERIYKAADFVAAGSGETREEALKRVCLSPQCGFSTHETGYPLSVEDEKQKLRLIRQIADEIWGES from the exons ATGGTTGCCAAGCTACACAGTGCACCGCCCTTCCGGGCTGAGCATATGGGTTCGTTGTTGCGTCCGGACAGTCTGCTCGACGTGCGCGCCAAGATCCGCGACACGGGCGTGTCGGCCGAGGCGGCCGGTCTGCCGGCagttgagaaggaggcggTTGGGGAAGTGGTCCAGATGCAGCGGGACCTTGGTTTCAAGGCGGTTTCCTCCGGAGAGTACAACCGCACGCGTTTCTGGGGACTGATGTGGGACGAGTTCCAGG GAACCATCCGTTTGCAAGACGCCGAGGCCTCGATGTTCAGACTGTACCACCCGGATGTCGTGAGTCTGATCGAGAAGGACCGGAAAGTGATGCCCGGAGACTCGGTGATTGCCGGCTCCAAACTGTCGCACAGCACAAGCAAGTCGCTTTCGAATCTGCACGAGCTCCAGTTGGTCCAACAGTCGCTGCCCGAGAGCGAATGGGGCAACATCAAACTGACCATGATCACCCCGGCCTGGTTCCACATGCGTTACAAGCAAGGAAGGGCATACACGCCAGACGCCTATGCCAACGATACGGAGTACTTCAAGGACGTTGCCAAGGTGTACAGGGCGGAACTGCAGTCTCTGTACAAAGCCGGTCTGAGAAACGTCCAGTTCGACGATCCGGGCATGGCTTACTTTTGCTCCAAAGCATTCCGCCAGGGCTGggaggaggacaaggacaacACGGGCACGGTAGAGGACCTGCTGGACGCGTACATTCAGCTGTACAATGACTGCGTCAGTGGCCTTCCGGAGGACATGCACACCGGCATCCATCTGTGCCGAGGCAACTTCATCGGTGGGAGGCATTTTGCAGAAGGCTCGTACGATATCATCGCGAAGAAGCTGTTTGAGAACCTCAACGTCAACACGTTTTACCTGGAGTACGACACAGAGCGGGCCGGTGGATTTGAGCCTCTCAAATTCCTGCCGAAGAATAAGAACGTTGTCGTCGGGGCGATCAGCACGAAGCTCCGGGAgctcgagaacaaggaggCGACCAAGGAAAGGATCTACAAAGCTGCAGATTTTGTTGCGGCAGGGAGTGGTGAGACACGCGAGGAGGCCCTGAAAAGGGTCTGTCTCAGTCCCCAATGTGGATTCAGCACGC
- a CDS encoding uncharacterized protein (ID:PFLUO_009597-T1.cds;~source:funannotate) produces the protein MSKPEVAHDDTPNLPKDVPVDPGIQRVPLTDEDSKRIRRKTDQTILVVLIWVYFLQILDKSVLGYGATFGLQEDTGLTGNQYSLVGSIAPIAQLAWQPFSSFLIVKVPHKILMPVLCLGWGIAQTCMAACHNFGSLMATRFFLGLFEAGCLPLFSIITSQWYRRAEQPVRIAAWYSTNGLATIVAAALSYGLGHIQSDLLMSWQIIFLFVGLVTVVSAPFVYWRLDNDITSARFFTEEEKSQARERLRANQTGTGSREFKPSHALEAVLEPKTYLWIGMAMLLNIGASVTNTFGPLILDGLGYDAYTTSLLNIPFGALQFIIILLASYLAQAARLKGVILAAFMLPVVAGLAILYAVVRTKSVQGALLAGYYLLAFLFGGNPLIVTWIVGNTAGSTKTSIAMSLYNAATSAGNIVGPLLFSKKDAPSYHPGLRACLGIFCALAAIVLIQWANLVFLNQQQARRRVQNGKKAVMVDHSMQNHYHEIEEGNVEDDETGHETANVGDNAFLDLTDRENDEFVYIY, from the exons ATGTCCAAACCAGAAGTTGCTCACGACGATACCCCGAATCTGCCCAAAGATGTGCCCGTCGACCCGGGTATCCAGCGGGTCCCCTTGACGGACGAGGACAGCAAGCGCATTCGGCGCAAGACCGACCAGACGATTCTGGTCGTGTTGATTTGGGTCTATTTCCTGCAAATTCTGGACAAGTCCGTCCTTGGCTACGGTGCTACCTTTGGCCTGCAGGAGGATACAGGCCTCACGGGCAATCAGTACTCGTTGGTCGGGTCCATCGCCCCCATCGCCCAGCTAGCCTGGCAgcccttctcctcttttctgATCGTCAAGGTACCACACAAGATCTTGATGCCCGTGCTGTGCCTCGGATGGGGCATTGCCCAGACGTGCATGGCTGCGTGCCACAACTTTGGCTCTCTGATGGCCACACGTTTCTTCCTAGGGCTGTTCGAGGCGGGATGCTTGCCTTTATTTAGCATTATCACGAGCCAGTGGTACCGCCGTGCAGAACAACCTGTGCGCATTGCCGCCTGGTACAGCACTAATGGACTGGCAACGATCGTCGCGGCCGCTCTGTCCTACGGCCTGGGACACATCCAATCCGACCTGTTGATGTCCTGGCAAAT catctttctttttgtggGCTTGGTGACCGTCGTGTCCGCCCCGTTTGTCTACTGGCGCCTGGATAATGATATCACGTCGGCCCGGTTCTtcacggaagaggagaaaagcCAGGCCCGGGAGCGCCTGCGTGCCAACCAGACCGGAACCGGAAGCCGCGAGTTCAAGCCCAGCCATGCCCTGGAGGCGGTATTGGAACCCAAGACCTATCTTTGGATTGGAATGGCGATGCTCCTTAACATCGGTGCCAGCGTCACGAATACCTTCGGCCCGCTTATCCTGGACGGGTTGGGCTATGATGCGTACACCACCAGCTTATTGAACATACCATTTGGGGCATTGCAgtttatcatcatcttgCTGGCGAGTTATCTCGCACAGGCTGCTCGACTGAAAGGAGTCATTTTGGCCGCTTTTATGCTGCCTGTGGTGGCCGGCCTAGCCATATTGTATGCGGTTGTCCGGACCAAGTCTGTGCAGGGCGCCCTGCTGGCGGGCTATTACCTGCTTGCGTTCCTCTTCGGAGGTAACCCGCTAATCGTGACATGGATCGTGGGAAACACGGCTGGAAGCACGAAGACATCCATTGCCATGAGTTTGTACAATGCTGCTACCTCGGCAGGAAATATTGTTGGCCCGTTACTCTTTAGCAAGAAAGACGCGCCTTCGTATCACCCGGGCCTGCGCGCTTGCCTGGGCATCTTTTGCGCTCTGGCCGCCATCGTGCTCATCCAATGGGCTAACCTGGTCTTTTTGAATCAACAGCAggcccgccgccgcgtccAAAATGGCAAGAAAGCAGTGATGGTGGACCATTCCATGCAAAACCATTATCATGAAATCGAGGAGGGTAATGTAGAGGATGACGAGACTGGGCATGAGACCGCCAATGTAGGCGATAATGCGTTTCTGGATCTCACCGACCGAGAGAATGATGAATTTGTGTATATCTATTGA
- a CDS encoding uncharacterized protein (ID:PFLUO_009601-T1.cds;~source:funannotate) has translation MASATTVTKTNIGVYTNPNHDLWIAESTPKVEDVQAGRGLNSGEVTVEVRSTGICGSDVHFWHAGCIGPMIVTGDHVLGHESAGQVIAVADDVKTLQVGDRVAIEPNIICNACEPCLTGRYNGCENVAFLSTPPVDGLLRRYVNHPAIWCHKIGNMSYEDGALLEPLSVTLAAVERSGLRLGDPLLITGAGPIGLISLLSARAAGACPIVITDIDEGRLAFAKSLVPEVRTYKVTIGQSAEDCAAGIIDAMNDGKGSGPDALRPKLAIECTGVESSVNAAIWSVKFGGKVFVIGVGKNEMTIPFMRLSTQEIDLQYQYRYSNTWPRAIRLVQNGVIELRKLVTHRYTLEDALKAFETAANPRTGAIKVQIMSSEEDVQAASAGQSI, from the exons ATGGCTTCCGCAACCACCGTCACCAAGACCAACATTGGTGTCTACACCAACCCCAACCATGATCTCTGGATCGCCGAGTCGACTCccaaggtcgaggatgtgcAGGCCGGTCGCGGTCTGAACTCCGGCGAGGTCACGGTGGAGGTGCGCAGCACGGGCATCTGCGG ATCCGATGTGCATTTCTGGCATGCGGGCTGCATCGGCCCCATGATTGTCACCGGCGACCACGTCCTCGGCCACGAATCTGCCGGTCAGGTCATTGCGGTCGCGGACGACGTCAAGACGCTCCAGGTGGGCGACCGCGTCGCCATCGAGCCCAACATCATCTGCAACGCCTGCGAACCCTGCCTGACGGGCCGCTACAATGGATGTGAGAACGTGGCGTTCCTGTCCACCCCGCCCGTCGATGGCCTGTTGCGCCGCTATGTCAATCACCCGGCCATCTGGTGCCACAAGATCGGCAACATGAGCTATGAGGACGGTGCTCTCCTGGAGCCGCTCAGCGTGACCCTGGCGGCCGTGGAGCGCAGTGGACTGCGCCTCGGGGATCCGTTGCTGATCACCGGTGCTGGCCCGATCGGTCTGATTAGTCTGCTCAGCGCCCGGGCGGCCGGCGCATGCCCCATCGTGATCACAGATATTGACGAGGGTCGGCTGGCGTTCGCCAAGTCGCTCGTGCCGGAAGTGCGCACGTACAAGGTGACGATCGGACAGTCGGCCGAGGATTGTGCGGCAGGCATCATCGACGCCATGAACGACGGCAAGGGCTCTGGCCCGGACGCGCTGCGCCCGAAACTCGCCATCGAGTGCACCGGTGTGGAGAGCAGCGTCAACGCCGCCATCTGGAGTGTCAAGTTCGGCGGCAAGGTGTTCGTGATTGGCGTGGGCAAGAACGAGATGACCATTCCTTTCATGCGGCTGAGCACCCAAGAGATCGACCTGCAGTACCAGTACCGCTACTCTAACACCTGGCCGCGCGCCATTCGCCTCGTGCAGAACGGTGTCATCGAGCTGCGCAAGCTCGTCACCCACCGCTACACCCTGGAGGACGCGCTCAAGGCCTTCGAGACGGCTGCCAACCCACGCACGGGTGCCATCAAGGTGCAGATCATGAgctcggaggaggatgtcCAGGCTGCCTCGGCGGGTCAGTCAATCTGA
- a CDS encoding uncharacterized protein (ID:PFLUO_009598-T1.cds;~source:funannotate) gives MAPGLVDTDATHSSSTGVRQSVFPDGLKTTGQQPPVYSQVRPYSEFPKVQTGPTAWKAEDYRNNPELWTHEFSAEEIAEIGAAADTFITDGTPLTGITKSNFPLPKFSTRLEELRKDLLDGKGFCLFRGLPVVEWDLQKSATAYMGLGTYLGYFVSQNGKGHVLGHVKDLGEDPTKSDRVRIYRTNARQYFHTDGSDLVGLLCIAKSMSGGESDIASTHHLFNVLQERHPDVVQTLCEPNWYFDRKGEVSEGEEGWIRGSIFYLENDRSSNPRVYARFDPMNVTSLARFNSGPNASIPALSEQQKYAMEVFEKTCGELALHMILAPGDIQFLSNSQVFHARTAYTDHPPGAVDENGRPARRRHLMRLWLSAPESEGGWKLPYKDSLEKKRGGIQVNDTPPVCPLDAE, from the exons ATGGCGCCCGGACTGGTTGACACGGATGCCACGCACTCTTCCTCGACTGGCGTCAGGCAGTCCGTCTTCCCAGACGGTCTCAAGACCACGGGACAACAACCCCCCGTGTATTCTCAAGTTCGCCCGTACTCCGAATTTCCCAAGGTGCAGACGGGACCTACGGCGTGGAAAGCCGAAGACTATCGCAACAATCCCGAGCTCTGGACCCATGAATTCAGCGCCGAGGAGATTGCAGAAATCGGTGCGGCGGCTGATACCTTCATCACTGACGGTACGCCTCTGACTGGTATCACCAAG AGTAACTTTCCGCTTCCCAAATTCTCAACCCGGCTTGAAGAGCTGCGGAAGGATCTGCTGGACGGGAAAGGCTTCTGTTTGTTCCGTGGCCTTCCTGTCGTGGAATGGGACCTTCAAAAAAGTGCCACTGCATACATGGGCCTGGGTACCTATCTCGGGTACTTTGTGAGCCAAAATGGAAAGGGCCATGTTCTTGGCCATGTCAAAGATTTGGGAGAGGACCCGACCAAGTCTGACAGAGTGCGGATCTACCGTACAAATGCTCG GCAATACTTCCACACAGATGGGTCGGACCTCGTTGGCCTTCTCTGCATTGCGAAATCCATGTCGGGAGGCGAATCAGATATTGCGTCCACACACCACCTTTTCAACGTGCTGCAGGAAAGACATCCTGACGTCGTTCAAACATTGTGTGAGCCCAACTGGTACTTCGATCGCAAGGGCGAGGTGAGcgagggcgaagaaggctggaTTCGAGGCAGTATCTTCTATCTCGAGAATGATCGTAGTTCGAACCCGCGTGTCTATGCACGGTTTGATCCCATGAACGTGACCTCGCTTGCCCGCTTCAACTCCGGGCCCAATGCATCCATCCCGGCATTGTCGGAGCAGCAGAAGTATGCTATGGAGGTTTTCGAAAAGACCTGTGGCGAACTGGCCCTTCATATGATCCTTGCCCCTGGCGACATCCAGTTCCTAAGCAACTCTCAGGTGTTTCATGCCCGAACGGCGTACACGGATCATCCCCCGGGTGCCGTAGATGAGAATGGCCGGCCGGCCCGACGCCGACATCTGATGAGACTCTGGCTGTCTGCGCCAGAGTCTGAAGGTGGCTGGAAGCTTCCATACAAGGACAGCTtagagaagaagcgcggtgGAATCCAGGTCAATGACACGCCGCCTGTGTGTCCTTTGGATGCCGAGTAA
- a CDS encoding uncharacterized protein (ID:PFLUO_009599-T1.cds;~source:funannotate): MCALGAQFYALAYSETVARLPSKFVLLAGAEWAKISQRLILEAIDTVTIENLMAAVLLHDYAVRMGNFANAFMLSGLITRMTQALQINLEYNTDLLCQDAETGLSATDKESRRRLMWSCYVMDALVGSGVDQLTLVEERDMKIQLPCNERNFLQQRPCLTETLEPGNWLKFIPGELNTDTILPNMGIMAYFIRHISIRKRVLRYIKHLGDAKVPWDPDSEFAMLDADCRAWYESLPASLQFMPDAIYIRKDSSQLGALCVLHCAHYQTICDLYRLGAPALYKLRAAFDFPPEQQDFLHHLQQVLFDAARTLASIIGETMRHDSRILADSWLPTIAYDSCRIMVYHLTQILDPRIESTRLMMRETVPLLQSNIAALKVMGNVSGIAESLCSAAETMLNRSRIESEAISQNIVPDDPYPAQEGDDPRESLPGTPVQSAPDYVLNPLSIFRMARKSIPERHAPEKTGTSSAPNSALPESNADPDYTREGSIEGGCRRSVSNAPEFGQASLEELQTLFMSDLGWAWQPAETAVGSGIEAAGLLPWAGGYQVTQAEPWLPVFPFAQQD; the protein is encoded by the exons ATGTGTGCCTTGGGTGCGCA GTTCTATGCACTTGCCTACAGTGAAACGGTCGCCCGTCTCCCGTCAAAATTTGTCCTGCTCGCAGGGGCCGAATGGGCCAAGATCTCGCAGCGACTGATCCTTGAGGCTATAGACACGGTCACCATCGAGAATCTAATG GCTGCCGTTCTGCTTCATGACTATGCAGTCCGCATGGGCAACTTTGCCAACGCATTCATGCTGAGTGGACTCATCACTCGCATGACGCAGGCCCTTCAAATCAACCTGGAATACAATACAGACCTGCTCTGTCAGGACGCTGAAACCGGTCTATCGGCTACAGACAAAGAGTCTCGACGACGGTTGATGTGGAGCTGCTACGTGATGGACGCACTCGTGGGGAGTGGTGTGGACCAGCTCACTCTGGTGGAAGAACGAGATATGAAGATCCAACTGCCCTGCAACGAACGAAATTTTCTCCAGCAACGGCCATGTCTTACCGAAACATTAGAGCCTGGAAATTGGCTGAAATTCATTCCTGGAGAATTGAACACAGACACTATTCTACCTAACATGGGCATCATGGCCTATTTCATCCGCCACATATCCATTCGCAAAAGAGTTCTGCG GTACATTAAACACCTCGGCGATGCCAAGGTTCCGTGGGACCCGGACTCGGAATTCGCGATGCTAGATGCCGATTGCCGCGCGTGGTACGAGTCTCTTCCAGCCAGTCTACAATTCATGCCGGATGCAATCTATATTCGAAAAGACTCCTCTCAGCTGGGGGCTCTCTGCGTGCTCCATTGCGCCCACTACCAAACGATATGCGATCTGTATCGCCTAGGAGCCCCCGCCCTTTACAAACTTCGGGCTGCTTTTGATTTCCCACCAGAACAACAGGATTTTCTGCATCATTTGCAACAAGTTCTCTTTGACGCAGCGAGGACTCTGGCGTCAATCATTGGCGAGACTATGCGTCACGACTCCCGGATACTGGCGGATTCGTGGTTGCCGACCATTGCTTACGATAGTTGTCGGATCATGGTCTACCACTTGACTCAAATCCTAGACCCTCGAATCGAAAGTACCAGATTAATGATGAGAGAAACAGTCCCACTACTGCAAAGCAACATAGCAGCTTTAAAAGTGATGGGGAACGTGAGCGGTATAGCGGAATCGCTG TGTTCCGCAGCAGAGACTATGCTCAACAGATCCAGGATTGAATCCGAAGCGATCTCACAGAATATCGTCCCCGATGACCCATACCCGGCTCAAGAGGGGGATGATCCAAG AGAAAGCCTCCCCGGCACCCCCGTTCAAAGCGCCCCGGACTACGTACTCAATCCGCTATCTATATTTCGGATGGCTCGCAAGTCTATTCCGGAGCGACATGCGCCCGAAAAGACTGGCACTTCCTCCGCGCCGAACAGTGCGCTCCCGGAGTCTAATGCTGATCCGGATTATACACGCGAAGGTTCCATCGAAGGCGGATGTCGGCGAAGCGTCTCAAATGCACCTGAATTTGGTCAAGCAAGTCTTGAAGAGCTCCAGACTCTCTTCATGTCGGATCTGGGATGGGCGTGGCAACCGGCTGAAACTGCAGTTGGATCGGGAATCGAGGCAGCTGGTCTGCTTCCGTGGGCGGGAGGATATCAGGTCACCCAGGCGGAGCCATGGCTACCGGTATTCCCGTTTGCACAGCAGGACTAA
- a CDS encoding uncharacterized protein (ID:PFLUO_009600-T1.cds;~source:funannotate) produces MPRKDFRSDLNRATAPHLFPHLGRVRAGDDDESILFTFTSSHMQVDFQVIVSDSHDYPRDHNYFVFSTSDNVSGAVMDSLARTDFTGSSIHHMLRRLDEIVDHVVHDRDPRDIPMPDDPDRQDGAEDTLEEDDGYESDADFEPDFSLLVQDKTEVRTTLRRDLQAAKAAGFRVGCLDDITGCVIVSVSCRIAHFDLSEEVMQTWDVHASEYLVMLIRYPSRYMNLKRILDDRINAKSYLLQIHVGLCNSYKPSLEHARKAFQATTTTGHEGPQTNSQEVSHGIRSLFIGGALKSLLNDRFLEIVRLRLKYGYSWTRAEISFQRSQGKLLDDADTASDADYEEDTWAASAPTFLGADHVVDADADGSTLSLPLLAMQFALRHFVKCTEFCLVCHCKTRDNFEALKPYVCSNGLCLYQYMTLGMGPNLEHEVRSQPYVVDMLISLTYARASSGKLGDFPTGLGLRVPVSNCVRTQFSNLSPDPTSQNQSPPAGQYTGRFYAAQQELLPDKNVPLKIGDWIAMVFPAAKTEGDATAIWHGRAERLGESSRHIYLSSPTSSGVQLLPKDLSNWSAGETVFFFVYDRNFDDLSPSEKQKAIQIILDTLPDVEQMKAFLGPDSNGRLLSSWTGVISPAALGLLRWIVSSNRSYIMQDTNRPEHLVSGMGGFVQFRLAQGAPDKEQRFVDAVDTVSRKVNPQYPTLFAWHGSPLFNWHSILREGLNFDTIANGRACGDGVYLSQDFNTSLGYCQRHGPAGMWPGSKLKIHAAISLNEVVNAPLKFRAESGLQAASQVSPNQIYAQDPKHQAMDPGRHAVIIPLSILGKRGQPSHLTNPTKNVKTKRRSPHRTGRKRRKPNQTAGLSLDGRLDDDASVATASDDERIFLSELEDCTTESDTRSGSNLDVHPAHDHDHDLKTDFVPGVLKGESLSLLSMPEYATSSATKVLQQHVRATLKVQKREPLHGLGWYVDPNLISTVYQWIVELHSFDPALPLAKDLKTLGLKSIVLELRFPPQFPMSPPFARVIRPRFRGFAAGGGGHVTAGGAMCMELLTDSGWLPTASIESVLLQVRMAMTNLEPFPARLAPGPPQDYKVGEAIEAYQRACLRHGWRIPEGIQRLSWV; encoded by the exons ATGCCTCGAAAAGATTTCCGAAGTGACCTCAACCGAGCCACGGCTCCTCACCTTTTTCCTCACTTGGGTCGCGTGAGAgccggcgatgatgatgagtCCATCCTTTTCACGTTCACTTCTTCCCACATGCAAGTCGATTTTCAGGTCATCGTATCCG ACTCCCACGATTATCCGCGCGACCATAACTATTTCGTCTTTTCGACATCCGATAATGTCAGTGGAGCGGTGATGGACTCCTTGGCCCGCACTGACTTCACGGGCTCGTCGATCCACCATATGCTGCGCCGTCTCGACGAGATCGTTGACCATGTGGTCCACGATCGTGATCCGCGGGATATTCCGATGCCAGATGATCCCGATCGCCAGGACGGCGCTGAGGACACATTAGAGGAGGACGACGGATATGAGTCCGACGCTGATTTCGAACCCgatttttctcttctggtcCAAGACAAGACGGAAGTGCGAACGACACTGCGCCGAGACCTCCAGGCCGCAAAAGCCGCTGGATTCAGGGTGGGATGCCTCGACGATATCACCGGCTGCGTGATTGTCTCCGTGTCTTGCCGCATTGCTCACTTTGATCTCTCGGAGGAGGTCATGCAGACCTGGGATGTACACGCCTCCGAGTATTTGGTCATGCTCATTCGTTATCCATCGCGATACATGAATCTAAAAAGAATCCTCGACGACAGAATCAATGCGAAGAGCTATCTTCTCCAAATCCATGTCGGACTTTGCAACTCCTATAAACCATCTCTCGAGCATGCAAGGAAGGCTTTCCAGGCCACAACGACCACCGGCCATGAAGGGCCGCAAACAAACAGCCAAGAAGTGAGCCATGGCATCCGGAGTCTTTTCATTGGTGGAGCACTCAAGAGCCTTCTCAACGATCGATTTTTGGAGATCGTGCGGCTTCGCCTGAAATATGGCTATTCCTGGACCAGAGCCGAAATATCCTTCCAACGGAGTCAAggcaagctcctcgacgACGCCGACACGGCATCAGACGCAGACTATGAGGAAGACACATGGGCCGCTTCCGCTCCCACCTTTCTTGGCGCTGATCATGTGGTTGATGCCGATGCTGATGGCTCAACGCTCTCATTACCACTGCTCGCAATGCAGTTCGCGCTTCGTCACTTTGTCAAGTGCACGGAGTTCTGTCTTGTTTGCCATTGCAAAACAAGGGATAACTTTGAAGCCCTCAAGCCCTATGTCTGCTCAAATGGTCTCTGTCTCTACCAGTACATGACGCTGGGCATGGGACCAAACCTAGAGCACGAAGTTCGCTCTCAACCATATGTCGTTGATATGCTTATCAGTTTGACCTACGCTAGAGCATCATCGGGCAAGCTTGGAGATTTCCCAACTGGTCTCGGGCTTCGTGTCCCCGTGTCGAACTGCGTCAGAACCCAATTCTCAAATCTCAGTCCTGATCCCACTTCGCAAAACCAATCGCCTCCTGCCGGTCAATACACGGGCCGCTTTTATGCCGCTCAGCAGGAGCTTCTTCCGGATAAGAACGTTCCTCTAAAAATCGGCGATTGGATTGCTATGGTATTTCCGGCAGCGAAGACCGAAGGTGATGCCACAGCCATTTGGCATGGTCGGGCTGAGCGCCTTGGTGAATCTTCCCGTCACATCTATCTATCATCCCCCACTTCGTCTGGAGTACAATTATTGCCCAAGGATCTCTCGAACTGGTCAGCTGGAGAGACtgtattcttcttcgtctACGACCGGAATTTTGATGACTTGAGCCCTTCCGAAAAGCAAAAGGCAATCCAGATCATTCTTGACACGCTTCCTGATGTTGAGCAGATGAAAGCCTTCCTGGGTCCAGACAGCAATGGCCGGCTTCTCTCGTCATGGACAGGGGTGATCTCCCCGGCCGCGTTGGGCCTCTTGCGTTGGATCGTCTCATCCAACCGGTCATACATTATGCAGGACACTAACCGTCCTGAGCATCTTGTGTCGGGCATGGGTGGGTTTGTTCAGTTTCGACTTGCCCAAGGTGCCCCAGACAAAGAGCAACGCTTTGTCGATGCTGTCGACACGGTTTCTCGAAAAGTAAATCCTCAGTACCCAACACTTTTCGCGTGGCATGGCAGTCCCCTATTCAACTGGCACAGCATCTTGCGTGAGGGACTGAATTTCGACACGATTGCGAACGGTCGGGCTTGCGGCGATGGCGTTTACCTATCCCAAGATTTCAATACCTCATTAGGTTATTGTCAGCGGCATGGCCCGGCCGGCATGTGGCCTGGGAGCAAGCTGAAGATCCATGCGGCTATCTCACTTAACGAAGTGGTTAATGCTCCTCTGAAATTCAG AGCCGAATCTGGCCTCCAAGCTGCCTCACAGGTGTCACCCAACCAAATCTACGCGCAGGACCCAAAGCACCAGGCGATGGATCCCGGCCGCCATGCAGTTATTATCCCTCTTTCCATCCTCGGAAAACGAGGCCAGCCAAGCCATCTTACGAACCCCACAAAGAAcgtgaagacgaagagacGCTCACCGCATCGTACAGGGAGAAAAAGGCGTAAGCCAAACCAAACCGCTGGGCTGTCTCTGGACGGTAGGCTGGACGATGATGCTAGCGTTGCAACCGCATCTGATGACGAGCGCATATTCCTTTCCGAACTCGAGGACTGCACAACTGAAAGCGATACAAGGAGTGGTTCAAATCTGGATGTCCACCCTGCacatgatcatgatcatgaccTCAAGACCGACTTTGTTCCAGGGGTGCTCAAGGGCGAATCATTGTCGCTCCTCTCCATGCCCGAATATGCCACTTCCTCGGCGACCAAGGTTCTGCAACAACACGTTCGGGCCACTTTGAAGGTCCAAAAGCGAGAGCCTCTCCACGGACTCGGATGGTACGTCGACCCCAATTTGATCTCCACGGTGTATCAATGGATAGTGGAACTGCACTCATTTGATCCCGCTCTCCCCTTGGCAAAGGACCTGAAGACTCTGGGCTTAAAAAGCATTGTCCTGGAACTTCGATTCCCTCCACAATTCCCCATGTCCCCTCCATTTGCCCGGGTGATCCGCCCACGCTTTCGAGGATTCGCTGCGGGAGGCGGTGGCCATGTTACGGCTGGAGGGGCCATGTGTATGGAGCTACTGACTGATTCTGGCTGGCTGCCAACGGCCTCCATTGAAAGCGTACTACTGCAGGTGCGCATGGCGATGACCAATCTGGAACCCTTCCCGGCACGTTTAGCTCCAGGTCCGCCGCAGGATTACAAAGTCGGTGAGGCTATTGAGGCCTATCAGAGAGCGTGCTTGAGACATGGCTGGCGGATTCCTGAGGGAATCCAGCGACTTTCTTGGGTTTAA